The following coding sequences lie in one Arachis hypogaea cultivar Tifrunner chromosome 9, arahy.Tifrunner.gnm2.J5K5, whole genome shotgun sequence genomic window:
- the LOC112709863 gene encoding G-type lectin S-receptor-like serine/threonine-protein kinase At1g11330 isoform X2: protein MTKQKPYMVRVNLHLSYVLLLIYFLFWVLINTTKADDIGVYWGQNSDEGTLANTCESRKYSYVNIAFLTTFGNGETPVLNLEGHCNPSSKGCTGLSLDIKSCQKQGIKVMLSIGGVSSTSQLTSSKDAKNVSDYLWNNFLGGKSSSRPLGDAVLDGIEFNPGDNGYSIYWMDIARYLKSNSTQNVSIGAAPQCPLVSAENSTFSSGYFDYLSVQFYNNPPCNFVSSSTSGFINAWHQWSNLKVKKIFLGLPASSDEAASGYIPANLLNSQVLPIIRNSSNYGGIMLWDRYSDVKSRYSDSIKFDTGGQASTPAEMNKTHTGKAPIPVESIKPHAGNGKRHLVIRIVIGVGAAITICLICYLSCVCWRKYKAEVDTRNRQRKLIHDIGGAAMLSRMNYIAKKFKREANAGDEIEIFSFESMVAATNNFSSSNKLGEGGFGPVYMGRLTNQQEIAIKRLSKSSGQGLTEFKNEAKLIAKLQHTNLVKLIGLCIQREERMLVYEYMSNRSLDLHLFDAERRNVLDWEKRLNIIEGIAQGLLYLHKYSRLKVIHRDLKAGNILLDDEMKPKISDFGMARILGLTGSEEKTNRIVGTHGYMSPEYMLNGVVSPKVDVFSFGVLLLEILSAKKNNSSYNPDFPLLNLIGHAWKLWNEGKALELMDHGLNETCNTKEVLRCIHIGLLCVQNVPTDRPTMVDVVSFLSNDAIQLAQPKQPAFFINVDTNQQQLHTNTKEIFSKNSLTLSDVDGR from the exons ATGACTAAACAGAAACCATACATGGTCAGAGTTAATCTTCATCTTTCCTATGTACTATTGCTCATTTACTTCCTTTTTTGGGTCTTGATTAACACTACAAAAGCTGATGATATTGGTGTTTACTGGGGCCAAAATAGTGATGAGGGAACTCTTGCTAATACATGTGAATCAAGAAAGTACTCCTATGTAAACATAGCATTCCTTACCACATTTGGAAATGGTGAAACCCCGGTACTAAACCTGGAAGGACATTGTAATCCTTCTTCAAAAGGGTGCACTGGTCTTAGCTTAGATATCAAAAGTTGCCAGAAGCAAGGGATCAAGGTCATGCTCTCGATCGGAGGAGTATCCAGTACATCCCAATTGACTTCTTCTAAAGATGCTAAAAATGTTTCTGATTATCTCTGGAACAATTTCTTGGGTGGTAAGTCATCTTCGCGCCCTCTTGGGGACGCAGTGTTAGATGGGATAGAATTTAACCCAGGTGATAATGGATACTCAATATACTGGATGGACATTGCGCGTTATCTCAAGTCCAACTCAACACAAAATGTGTCTATAGGTGCAGCTCCTCAATGCCCCCTTGTTAGTGCTGAGAACTCTACCTTTAGTAGTGGATACTTCGATTATCTTTCAGTACAATTCTACAACAATCCTCCATGCAATTTTGTGAGTAGCAGTACTAGTGGCTTCATAAATGCATGGCACCAATGGAGCAATTTGAAAGTGAAGAAAATATTTCTGGGGTTGCCAGCATCTTCTGATGAAGCTGCATCTGGCTATATTCCTGCAAATTTGTTAAATTCTCAGGTCCTTCCTATCATAAGGAACTCATCTAATTATGGAGGCATAATGTTGTGGGACAGATACAGCGATGTTAAGAGCAGATATAGTGATTCCATCAAATTCGATACAG GAGGGCAAGCATCCACACCTGCCGAAATGAACAAAACCCACACAG GGAAAGCACCCATTCCTGTGGAAAGCATCAAACCTCATGCAG GAAATGGAAAACGCCATCTAG TTATAAGGATAGTTATTGGCGTGGGAGCTGCCATTACAATATGTTTAATTTGCTACTTGAGCTGTGTATGTTGGAGGAAGTACAAAGCAGAAG TGGATACAAGAAACAGGCAAAGGAAGCTAATACATGACATTGGAGGTGCTGCAATGCTTTCCAGGATGAATTACATAGCAAAAAAGTTTAAAAGAGAGGCTAATGCAGGCGATGAGATTGAAATATTCAGTTTTGAAAGCATGGTCGCTGCTACAAACAATTTCTCAAGCTCAAATAAGCTTGGTGAAGGAGGATTTGGACCTGTTTATATG GGTAGATTGACAAACCAACAAGAAATTGCGATAAAGCGACTCTCTAAGAGTTCGGGGCAAGGGTTAACAGAGTTTAAGAATGAAGCAAAACTCATTGCAAAACTGCAGCACACTAATCTTGTGAAGCTTATAGGCCTCTGCATCCAAAGAGAAGAGAGAATGTTGGTCTATGAGTACATGTCCAACAGAAGCTTAGACTTGCACTTATTTG ATGCTGAAAGAAGGAATGTTTTGGATTGGGAAAAGCGGCTTAACATCATAGAAGGCATTGCTCAAGGACTATTATATCTTCACAAGTATTCAAGGCTAAAAGTGATTCATCGTGATTTGAAAGCCGGCAACATCTTACTTGATGATGAGATGAAACCTAAGATATCGGATTTTGGCATGGCTAGAATACTAGGACTAACAGGTTCTGAAGAAAAAACAAACCGAATTGTTGGAACACA TGGTTACATGTCTCCAGAGTATATGTTAAATGGCGTCGTCTCCCCAAAAGTAGACGTTTTCAGCTTTGGCGTATTGCTGCTAGAGATTCTCAGTGCAAAAAAGAATAACTCCTCTTACAACCCTGATTTTCCACTACTCAATCTAATTGGACAT GCATGGAAGTTATGGAATGAAGGTAAAGCTTTAGAGCTAATGGACCATGGATTAAATGAAACATGCAACACTAAAGAAGTATTGAGATGTATCCACATTGGCCTATTGTGTGTGCAAAACGTTCCAACAGATAGACCCACCATGGTTGATGTTGTCTCTTTTTTGTCAAATGATGCTATTCAACTTGCTCAGCCAAAGCAGCCAGCATTCTTCATCAATGTTGATACAAACCAACAACAATTGCATACTAACACAAAAGAAATTTTCTCCAAAAATAGTTTAACATTATCTGATGTGGATGGCAGATGA
- the LOC112709863 gene encoding G-type lectin S-receptor-like serine/threonine-protein kinase At1g11330 isoform X1: MTKQKPYMVRVNLHLSYVLLLIYFLFWVLINTTKADDIGVYWGQNSDEGTLANTCESRKYSYVNIAFLTTFGNGETPVLNLEGHCNPSSKGCTGLSLDIKSCQKQGIKVMLSIGGVSSTSQLTSSKDAKNVSDYLWNNFLGGKSSSRPLGDAVLDGIEFNPGDNGYSIYWMDIARYLKSNSTQNVSIGAAPQCPLVSAENSTFSSGYFDYLSVQFYNNPPCNFVSSSTSGFINAWHQWSNLKVKKIFLGLPASSDEAASGYIPANLLNSQVLPIIRNSSNYGGIMLWDRYSDVKSRYSDSIKFDTGGQASTPAEMNKTHTEGKAPIPVESIKPHAGNGKRHLVIRIVIGVGAAITICLICYLSCVCWRKYKAEVDTRNRQRKLIHDIGGAAMLSRMNYIAKKFKREANAGDEIEIFSFESMVAATNNFSSSNKLGEGGFGPVYMGRLTNQQEIAIKRLSKSSGQGLTEFKNEAKLIAKLQHTNLVKLIGLCIQREERMLVYEYMSNRSLDLHLFDAERRNVLDWEKRLNIIEGIAQGLLYLHKYSRLKVIHRDLKAGNILLDDEMKPKISDFGMARILGLTGSEEKTNRIVGTHGYMSPEYMLNGVVSPKVDVFSFGVLLLEILSAKKNNSSYNPDFPLLNLIGHAWKLWNEGKALELMDHGLNETCNTKEVLRCIHIGLLCVQNVPTDRPTMVDVVSFLSNDAIQLAQPKQPAFFINVDTNQQQLHTNTKEIFSKNSLTLSDVDGR; the protein is encoded by the exons ATGACTAAACAGAAACCATACATGGTCAGAGTTAATCTTCATCTTTCCTATGTACTATTGCTCATTTACTTCCTTTTTTGGGTCTTGATTAACACTACAAAAGCTGATGATATTGGTGTTTACTGGGGCCAAAATAGTGATGAGGGAACTCTTGCTAATACATGTGAATCAAGAAAGTACTCCTATGTAAACATAGCATTCCTTACCACATTTGGAAATGGTGAAACCCCGGTACTAAACCTGGAAGGACATTGTAATCCTTCTTCAAAAGGGTGCACTGGTCTTAGCTTAGATATCAAAAGTTGCCAGAAGCAAGGGATCAAGGTCATGCTCTCGATCGGAGGAGTATCCAGTACATCCCAATTGACTTCTTCTAAAGATGCTAAAAATGTTTCTGATTATCTCTGGAACAATTTCTTGGGTGGTAAGTCATCTTCGCGCCCTCTTGGGGACGCAGTGTTAGATGGGATAGAATTTAACCCAGGTGATAATGGATACTCAATATACTGGATGGACATTGCGCGTTATCTCAAGTCCAACTCAACACAAAATGTGTCTATAGGTGCAGCTCCTCAATGCCCCCTTGTTAGTGCTGAGAACTCTACCTTTAGTAGTGGATACTTCGATTATCTTTCAGTACAATTCTACAACAATCCTCCATGCAATTTTGTGAGTAGCAGTACTAGTGGCTTCATAAATGCATGGCACCAATGGAGCAATTTGAAAGTGAAGAAAATATTTCTGGGGTTGCCAGCATCTTCTGATGAAGCTGCATCTGGCTATATTCCTGCAAATTTGTTAAATTCTCAGGTCCTTCCTATCATAAGGAACTCATCTAATTATGGAGGCATAATGTTGTGGGACAGATACAGCGATGTTAAGAGCAGATATAGTGATTCCATCAAATTCGATACAG GAGGGCAAGCATCCACACCTGCCGAAATGAACAAAACCCACACAG AAGGGAAAGCACCCATTCCTGTGGAAAGCATCAAACCTCATGCAG GAAATGGAAAACGCCATCTAG TTATAAGGATAGTTATTGGCGTGGGAGCTGCCATTACAATATGTTTAATTTGCTACTTGAGCTGTGTATGTTGGAGGAAGTACAAAGCAGAAG TGGATACAAGAAACAGGCAAAGGAAGCTAATACATGACATTGGAGGTGCTGCAATGCTTTCCAGGATGAATTACATAGCAAAAAAGTTTAAAAGAGAGGCTAATGCAGGCGATGAGATTGAAATATTCAGTTTTGAAAGCATGGTCGCTGCTACAAACAATTTCTCAAGCTCAAATAAGCTTGGTGAAGGAGGATTTGGACCTGTTTATATG GGTAGATTGACAAACCAACAAGAAATTGCGATAAAGCGACTCTCTAAGAGTTCGGGGCAAGGGTTAACAGAGTTTAAGAATGAAGCAAAACTCATTGCAAAACTGCAGCACACTAATCTTGTGAAGCTTATAGGCCTCTGCATCCAAAGAGAAGAGAGAATGTTGGTCTATGAGTACATGTCCAACAGAAGCTTAGACTTGCACTTATTTG ATGCTGAAAGAAGGAATGTTTTGGATTGGGAAAAGCGGCTTAACATCATAGAAGGCATTGCTCAAGGACTATTATATCTTCACAAGTATTCAAGGCTAAAAGTGATTCATCGTGATTTGAAAGCCGGCAACATCTTACTTGATGATGAGATGAAACCTAAGATATCGGATTTTGGCATGGCTAGAATACTAGGACTAACAGGTTCTGAAGAAAAAACAAACCGAATTGTTGGAACACA TGGTTACATGTCTCCAGAGTATATGTTAAATGGCGTCGTCTCCCCAAAAGTAGACGTTTTCAGCTTTGGCGTATTGCTGCTAGAGATTCTCAGTGCAAAAAAGAATAACTCCTCTTACAACCCTGATTTTCCACTACTCAATCTAATTGGACAT GCATGGAAGTTATGGAATGAAGGTAAAGCTTTAGAGCTAATGGACCATGGATTAAATGAAACATGCAACACTAAAGAAGTATTGAGATGTATCCACATTGGCCTATTGTGTGTGCAAAACGTTCCAACAGATAGACCCACCATGGTTGATGTTGTCTCTTTTTTGTCAAATGATGCTATTCAACTTGCTCAGCCAAAGCAGCCAGCATTCTTCATCAATGTTGATACAAACCAACAACAATTGCATACTAACACAAAAGAAATTTTCTCCAAAAATAGTTTAACATTATCTGATGTGGATGGCAGATGA
- the LOC112712834 gene encoding uncharacterized protein: MGSVCSSGMAEEKKKKKKKKKKNSEVVNGEKTIRCAWKPRNKNKIVANRNNVYSPYSNSRTINGVTKQKNQETRFSTEIKKSNNPTASRAKQGSQRGSLLGRAGERAVEVLDTLGSSNSVSFTL, translated from the exons ATGGGGTCGGTTTGTTCATCGGGCATGgctgaggagaagaagaagaagaagaagaagaagaagaagaattccgAGGTTGTTAATGGAGAGAAGACTATAAGGTGTGCTTGGAAGCCTCGGAACAAAAACAAGATCGTTGCTAACAGGAATAATGTATATTCTCCTTATTCAAATTCAAGGACTATTAATGGTGTTACAAAACAAAAGAACCAAGAGACTCGGTTTTCAACTGAGATCAAGAAATCGAATAATCCTACTGCATCACGTGCAAAACAG GGCTCGCAACGTGGCTCCTTGCTCGGCCGAGCCGGGGAGAGGGCGGTGGAAGTTCTGGACACACTTGGAAGCAGCAATTCTGTTTCATTCACTCTCTGA